CCGGCCCCCATCCCCGTTGAGACTGTGGATGGCCCGGAGCCGGTGGTGTCTGCTGGTGTGACGGAGATAGAGGTGCCGGCTGACGCTGTCGCGCTCCCCGTAGCAAAGGAGTCCACGCCTGCGACGACAGCCCACTTAGAGCCGGTGGCCGATGACGGTGTGAAGATTCTCTGGGAGGATTCGTCCTCAGCGCCGCCCCCCGCTGCCTCCAGCGGGAACCTGTTGACCCGCTGGTTCAAAAAGTCCGCCGCGCCGATTCATGCTGACACCGGTGCGGTTGCAGAGGTCGCACCGTCTGTTGATCAACCGCCTGTAGCTGAAGCTCCGCTGCCGTTGCACGAGGAGACTCCCGCTGAGCCTCTGGAGGAGCCCGTGCTTGAGCCGGTGGCAGAGGCTGCCCCGGTGCTTGTGCACGAGCCTCCTCAGCGCCCTGCGCTCAGCCGGCCTGCCGGGAAACCTGTGTGGACCCGCGTGGGAGAGGTGGTGGCCTCGCTCGTCGGCGCCGGAGTGTCCACGACGCGATCGTTGGTTGTCATGGTGTTGGCCCTGGTCGGGCTGGTGTTGTTCCTCGTCGGGGGAACGGTGGCGGTAGTAGCGCTCACATGGCTGGTTCTCGAGGAGCAGCCGAGTGCGGCCTATCGCAACATGACATCGGTGCCACAGCAGATGCTGCAGGATTCGACCAAGAACGGGTATTTCCTTCTCCTCGGCCTCGGTGCGTCCTCGACGCAGGATCCGGTTCAAGTGGGGATGGACCGACGCGTCGAAGGAGCCGATCAGGCCTTCGCGCTCACCTGCCTCGGCGGGGAAGGCGCAGGAGTCGGCGGGGAACAAAGCGCATCGGCGGAGGCGGCCGGAAAGTGGCTCAAGGCCTCAGACCCGGCTTTGCAGATATCGCAGAACGCCGGTGGGGTGAAGGCCTTGGTGTCCCAGAACGAGGTCGGGTTGGCTCGGTATCGACAATGGTTGAGCAAGCCGTTTGAAGACGAGGGATACGGGAAACCGATCAGTCCGAACTGCGCCCTGATCCTCCAGACCCATCGGCTCTATGTTGCGGAAGGGTTTGCGCAGGATGTTGAGACAGGGGTGGCCCGGCTCGAAACCGATCTGACGGCGTGGCGAACGGTGTTGGGTCAGGCGAAGACCATGCCGATGAAGTTACTGGCCGCTGCCGCCATGAATGACGACATTGCGGTGATGGGGGGGCTGTTCCAACGGCCCGACCTCGATGAACGCCAGATCGGCCGGTTGGCCAAACTGGCGCGGCCGCTTGAGCCTGCGGAGCAGTCCGTTCGCTGGCCGATGCAGAGTCAGTTCGTGTTGGCCACGAACTCGGTGGATGAGGCCATCAGCCGTGACCGGGCTGCTACCCGTCCGTTCTACGGTGCGATTGCGGCGGTCTTGCCCCTGCCCAAGCAACGTCGGTTCAATGCCTATGCCGAGTATTATGATGTCGCCGGAAAGGCCGCGGCTGACGGCCGCTATGCCGATTTGCCGAAGCAATCGCAATATGTGCATGCGCCTCCGTACGGCGTGAGCGATGTTGTGCTAAATCCCATCGAAAGCCTCGTCGGAGTCGATCCCCTCCCGACCTGGGAGGCCTATGCCGGTCGAGTGTTGGAAACCGACGCGCGCTTGAGACTGGCCTCATTGCAGGCGTGGTTGCGCCGGACACCGTCGGAACAAGACCTGCTGACGAGGCTCGCCAAGGCCGGACAAGGCGTGTATGACCCCTTCACGGGCCTGCCGATGTTGGTGAATCTCAAGAAAGGTGTCCTCTACAGCGTCGGTCCTGACCTCAAGGACCATGAGGCGCATGAGCGGCTGGACCTTGTCGCCAAGATTCCGCCGGTCGCCTGGAGCGGCGGGAAGAAGGGGATAGATCAGGGCGCCGCCAAATAATCCTTCCCGCCACTTTTGTTCCTCGATGCCGCTTGGTATCCCTCTTGTCTTGGGCGTTGGCTCTTCTCAGCCCGATCAAATCCCATCGTAAATCAGGTCAACCGGACGTGGGTGTCTGCGTTTTCTCCTCTCAAGGGAGTGGCTCGTCCGGCGTGTCATCGGAACCGAGACAGGACGGCCATCCGGCAGGGCGGATCAGGGAGTGCACGGATGTTTCCCAGTGTCATGGTGCGATCTGCAGCGACCCTTGATTTCATGATGATGCAGGCCGAGAATCGGAGCGGTTGCATCGGTTTTTGGCCCCAGGCATACGAGACTCCGCAGGATTGTCAGGGCAGGCCTCATCGGCAAGAGGGCATCGGTGGATGGTTGAGTGCCGGTTGTTCTCCAGAGGCCGGCCTCTCGATGCATGTGAAATGGGTGGGGGAATGAGCGGCTGGCATGCTCCCGCAGCCGTCGATGGACAGCCAGGCGACCTCTGCCTGGGTGAGAGGGTGGGCTCTCTGGATCGAATCCAGGCATTGGACCGGTTCCTGGCGGGGATTGAGCGGCGCGCATTTCGTATGGCGCATCTCGCCACGGGGAATGAAGATGAGGCGCTGGATCTCGTCCAGGATGCCATGCTGAAACTGGCCCAGAAGTATGGTGCGCGGCCTGAGGAGGAATGGGGGCCGCTGTTTCATTGTATTCTTCAAAGCCGCATTCGGGATTGGTATCGACGGGAACGGGTGCGGAATCGGCTGCGAGAGTTCTTTCGCGGTTCGCAGGACGAGGAAGAGGGCGAAGACCCGCTGGAGCAGGTTCCCGACTCGACGGGGCCCGCACCCGATGAGGAGGTACAGCGGAAACGGGCCTGTGCGGCATTGGAGGTCGCCTTGCAAGCCCTTCCGCTGCGCCAGCAACAGGCGTTTCTCTTGCGTATCTGGGAGGAACTGGACGTGGCACAAACGGCGCGGGCCATGGGGTGCTCGGAAGGCAGCGTCAAAACCCATTTGTTTCGTGCCCTGCAGGTCTTGCGACAGCGATTGGGAGCACATTGGCCATGAACCAACGATCGGATGAGCAGCTGGATCCGCTGGCATCAGCGGCGAAGCGTCTGCTTGATCAGAGTGTCGAGGAGCTTGATCGGAAGACAGTTTTCGCACTGCAGCGTGCGCGGCTGAATGCTGTCAGCTTGTCGCGCACGCGGCGACCCTGGCCTCGATGGGCCCCTGCTCTGGCCTTGGCCTCGATGGCCGCTTTGGCGGTGACGATGTGGCTGTGGCAGGTGAATGGCGTGAACCATTCGCCTCTGCTGTTGGAAGATCTCGAACTAATGCAATCGCCGGAAAATCTCGAATTGTCTGAAGACTTCGAGTTTTACGATTGGCTGGCCGATGGTACTGCCACAACCGGGTAGGTCGGGACTGATGCTTCTGGTCTGTCTGGCGGTCGCGGTTGGAGACGCGGCGCCGGCATCAACGCCGCCAGCAGACGAGCCCGATGGTGAGTTGCTGGATTTCTTGGGCAGTTGGCAGGACGAGCAAGGCCGTTGGATCGATCCCTTTACCTCAACCGACGATCATGCTGCGCTGCCCCATGCCGAACCGAAACCGAATCTCAACGGCATGCCCGCGGAAACTCGCAAGCCTGCACAGGAGCCCTCGCCAACGTCCGGCAAAGACCGTTCGCGTGACCCGCTGAGCATGGAAACTGGCCCATGAACATACTGTTGGTAGGAATCATGCTGGTGTTCATCGGGGTGATGCCTTCCTGGGCGCAGGGTGATCCGGCAGCGGTGCCGTGGAACCAGCTGAGTCCGGGTGAGCAGCAATTGTTGCAGCGGTTCAGTGACAGCTGGGATCAGTTACCGCCGCGAAAACAGCAACGTTTGCGGAAGGGTGCCCAACAGTGGGGCACCATGACGCCTGAAGAGCGACAGGAGGCGAAGCAACGCTTCAAACAATGGCGAGCGCTTCCGCCGGAGCAACAACAGCAGATGCGTGAACGTTTTCAACAGTTTCGTCAGCTTCCGCTGGAACAGCGTGAGTCGGTGCGCAATGCCCGACGGTGGTTTCGGTCGCTCCCTCCCGAACAGCGGAAGGAATTGCGGGAAAAGTTTCAGACGATGTCCCCGGAGGAACGTCGTGCCTATCGACGCGAGCTGCGACGCCAGTACGGGGGGAATGGCGGCAACCAGGCTCCGGAGGGGACATCCTCACGTTAGTAGCGGGGCGCCTTCAGTCCCTCAGCTTCCCGTGCTCCCGCGGATTGCTAGGCTGCGTGTGAGTCGGAGGCTGGGTCTTCGGTCTCTGTCTTTCTGTTGTCTTTTACGTAGACACTGCCCGGTTGGCTCTTGGCAAGCTTCTTCAATTCCGAGGCAATCTTGCTGACATCGCCAGGGTGGGAGATGGTGCGATGTTCATTGGTCACGACGGCGATCGACAGGCTCATGATCGGAAAGCGTTCGTGGTTGCCGCGTCGGTCGACCGAGTCGATGAATCCTTTGGCGCGGTCCTCCGGATCGTAGAAATCCGGGATCACCAAGTCGAACCGTTTGATCAGGGTCTGGCAAATGACTTCAATGGTGGTCGGCACACTCATAAACACAAAATCGTCTCCGCCCACATGGCCGACGAATCCGTCCGTTCCCGCTAGTTCGCTCACGACGGTCGTGAGAATCCGGCAGGTGACCACCAACACTTCATCGCCTCGGGCGTACCCGTAGCGGTCGTTGAATGATTTGAAGTTGTCGATGTCCAGGTAGGCGAGCGCGAAGGGCGCGCCGCTTTCGATCCGTGCCGTCGTTTCGTGGAGAATGGTGCTGTTCCCCGGCAGGCGAGTGAGCGGATTGGCGTCCAGCGAACGCTCAAGCCGACTGAGACACAGACGCACCCGTTGCGGGACTTCCTCCGGGCGGTAGGGCACGGCAATGTAATCGTCGATGCCGAGTGTGGCCCAATCCAAATCGTTGACCCGGATATCCCGCACCAGGATGATCAATGGCAGCCGCCCCAAGAAAGGATCGGTGCGTAGCTCCCGGGCCAGCGTGTCCGCCGAGCGCCCATTCGTGCCTTCCGCCGCCAGCACCAGGCACGGCGGATCGTGCACCAGTTCATGCATGGCCAATCGTCCCGCATCGGCGGCGATGACGCTGAACCCTGACCGATTGAGCCCGATCGTCAACCGCTCGATTTCGATCGGGTCGTTGTGCAGGAGCAGGATCCGTCGATTGGCAGGAAGCCCACTCATAAATAGTCGTCGATGGTTTGGAATTCTTCCGTGGCTTGGGCGAGACATCCGGCGAGGCTCTGTGCGTCCAAGCCGACCAGTTCCCAGGCCTGGCGCGACAGCGGGGGCACGAGATCGTCGCCGGGGTTGCCGCAGGCAAGGCCTTTCACCAAGACATCGGCCACGTGCACGATGGCGGTTTGCAGCTTCGCGTCTTGCGCCGCCGCCGGCGTGTGATGATGGAGGATAGGTTCCCGCAGGCTGGCCGGGAGATGCCAGGCGGTGGCGAGCCAGCCCCCCACGTCCGCATGGGTTACCTCGAACAGCGCCTGTTCGGTTTCCATCAGGGAGTGGGAGGTGTTTTTGGTTGCCTGCGTGATCTGCTGGCCGACATCAGGCCATTTCACATACAGCACGACCTTACCGATATCGTGCAGCAGCCCACCGACAAATACTTCTTCCGGGTTCTTCAGGCCCGCCTTCGTGCCGAGAATGTGGGACGTGATGGCGACGCCCAAGGAGTGGCGCCACAGTTCATTCATCCCGGCGTTACGCATCATGTCGAAGGCGGTGGCGCACAACGTCAGGCCCTTCACGACATTGAGGCCCAGCACCACCACGGCATGGGCGACCGAGGCGATGCGCGAGGGGAATCCGTAAAACGGCGAATTCGCCAGTCGTAGGACTTTGGCCGACAGCACTTGGTCTTTTTCGATCAGGATGCCGATCTCCTCGGCGGAGACATTAGGCCGGCCGATCATGGAGGCCAGTTTCTGTACGACATGGGGCAGGGTCGGCAATTCCCCCACCTGCTCAATCCGTCGTCGAAGGTCTACCTTGGCCGAAGGGCTCATGTGGTCGGCGGTGCCTCCGGAGGATCGGACACTCCGTGTGTCGCCCGAAGTTGGAGGCGAATTGCTTCACGAAGCTGGTATTGGATTGGATCGTCGATCACGCGTCGGAAGCGATGGTCGAGTTCCGCTTCCAACTCATCGAGGGTCTTCCCGCTGGCGCCACCGGCTTCGCCGTCCACGTAGACGGAGGGGAGCCCCAGGCGTTGGAGCCGGGCCAGGGTCGCATCATCCAGTTCCGCGCCGATGGGGAGCACGACCAACCCCGTGCTGTTGGTGACAGGCTTGGCCAGGATCATCCCCGGCGTGAGTTCTTCGATCACGACGCGTTTCATGTGACTGGTCTCTGCTGGGGCGAACGGTGCAGGGGCCTGATACGGTAGTGCCTTATCGGTCGATTCCGTCTGAATCTA
The sequence above is drawn from the Nitrospira defluvii genome and encodes:
- a CDS encoding RNA polymerase sigma factor, producing MGSLDRIQALDRFLAGIERRAFRMAHLATGNEDEALDLVQDAMLKLAQKYGARPEEEWGPLFHCILQSRIRDWYRRERVRNRLREFFRGSQDEEEGEDPLEQVPDSTGPAPDEEVQRKRACAALEVALQALPLRQQQAFLLRIWEELDVAQTARAMGCSEGSVKTHLFRALQVLRQRLGAHWP
- a CDS encoding DUF3106 domain-containing protein, with protein sequence MNILLVGIMLVFIGVMPSWAQGDPAAVPWNQLSPGEQQLLQRFSDSWDQLPPRKQQRLRKGAQQWGTMTPEERQEAKQRFKQWRALPPEQQQQMRERFQQFRQLPLEQRESVRNARRWFRSLPPEQRKELREKFQTMSPEERRAYRRELRRQYGGNGGNQAPEGTSSR
- a CDS encoding GGDEF domain-containing protein; translation: MSGLPANRRILLLHNDPIEIERLTIGLNRSGFSVIAADAGRLAMHELVHDPPCLVLAAEGTNGRSADTLARELRTDPFLGRLPLIILVRDIRVNDLDWATLGIDDYIAVPYRPEEVPQRVRLCLSRLERSLDANPLTRLPGNSTILHETTARIESGAPFALAYLDIDNFKSFNDRYGYARGDEVLVVTCRILTTVVSELAGTDGFVGHVGGDDFVFMSVPTTIEVICQTLIKRFDLVIPDFYDPEDRAKGFIDSVDRRGNHERFPIMSLSIAVVTNEHRTISHPGDVSKIASELKKLAKSQPGSVYVKDNRKTETEDPASDSHAA
- a CDS encoding HDOD domain-containing protein, with translation MSPSAKVDLRRRIEQVGELPTLPHVVQKLASMIGRPNVSAEEIGILIEKDQVLSAKVLRLANSPFYGFPSRIASVAHAVVVLGLNVVKGLTLCATAFDMMRNAGMNELWRHSLGVAITSHILGTKAGLKNPEEVFVGGLLHDIGKVVLYVKWPDVGQQITQATKNTSHSLMETEQALFEVTHADVGGWLATAWHLPASLREPILHHHTPAAAQDAKLQTAIVHVADVLVKGLACGNPGDDLVPPLSRQAWELVGLDAQSLAGCLAQATEEFQTIDDYL